The window GTCTGTGCTCAATCCTTGCAGCAATATGCCAACAATGTGTCGGGCCGCGACAATGCCGCCGCGATCGTCTCGCGGACCGTCACCGACACCGGCAGCTTCGGATCGTGGAGCCCGCAGACGACGACGTACTACTTCGCCGACTCGAACGGGTATTTCCGCAAGTCGAACAACCTGTGCGGCTCGGTCGTCTACGAGCACCAGAAAATCAACGTGAAACTCGCCGACGCGACGGACGCCTCGACGACATCGCTCCTGATCGCGCTGGCCGAGCAGCAGAGCCAGCGCGCGTTCCAGGCGGCGATCGGCAGCCTTGACGGTGCCGCGAGCGGGATCGCCACCACCATCATGTCCGGCCGTCGCGACGAGGAGGCGATCCAGACCCGCATCAAGGAGGCGGTCGACGCGGCCTATACCAGCGTCAGCCAGAGCCTGACCCAGAACAACAACGCCCAGCTCGACCAGGCCCTGCGCAACTATTTGTCGAACTCGACCGAGAACGGCTGGCTCTCGGCCGCGATGTGGCAGCGCTCGATGAGCCTCGTCCAGGCCAAGCTCCTCGCAGCTTCAGCCGGTCCGAGCGCCTCGGTGACGGCAGTGCCCCCGGCCAGCATCGCCACCTACATGCCCTCGCTCGGTCACAGCGCGTACTGGCCACTTGCCCAGGAGGCGCAGCGCAACGTCACCTATGTCGGGACATTCAGCGGCTTCATCGCCGCGCAAGGCACCGGCAGCGTCGCGCGCATCGCCAGTGATGATCCAGCCGCACAGAACGACCCGCCTAATGTGTTCGCCAGGGCGCTTTCGGCGATCTACTCGGGCGTGCTCGGGGTCATCAGCCGGCCGGAGAGCACGACCTGGAGGGACCCGATCCTCGAGGTGCAGGAGATCGGCCAGAGCATTGCGAACTATGGGCTTGCAGCGACGGGAGCTGGTATCGGTTCGGATTTTGTCGGATGGGGATTAGGGTTTGTCAAGCATCCGGCAGGGCAAGTTGGGCAGGATATTGCTGAGAAGGCGTCTGGATTTTTCTATTTTCTAGCTACGATCTTGTTCGCAGCTGCCTTCATGCTGGTTGGACTCGTGCCGTTCGTAGTCATCGTCCACTTCCTGATGGGCACCTTCAACTGGTTTCTCATCGTCGCCGAGGCGATGATCGCAGTGCCGATCTGGCTCCTCACGAAGTTCATGCCGGCTCGCTCCGACAGCTTCGTCGGCAACAGTGGCCAGGGCTACATGTTCTTCCTCGGCATCCTGCTCCGCCCACCCCTGATCGTTGTCGGGCTCCTCGTCTCGCTC of the Methylobacterium aquaticum genome contains:
- a CDS encoding DotA/TraY family protein, yielding MLRRIAAGAGSLGLLAAATAAQAQTTGKEIFTPVQNDLALINLRKLLGCVVDGVWTAATCSDDRPLTVALGYFNIGCLIVSTILACYLLYSLVADTANDGQAFGRGSSAKYTLLRVMTGAILSLPIKSGLSLVQILVVQIAVWGSGFGDTLWTRVAGTGLAGMYGTLAQPTPALGDFALRGKLAKLLEARLYGHVCAQSLQQYANNVSGRDNAAAIVSRTVTDTGSFGSWSPQTTTYYFADSNGYFRKSNNLCGSVVYEHQKINVKLADATDASTTSLLIALAEQQSQRAFQAAIGSLDGAASGIATTIMSGRRDEEAIQTRIKEAVDAAYTSVSQSLTQNNNAQLDQALRNYLSNSTENGWLSAAMWQRSMSLVQAKLLAASAGPSASVTAVPPASIATYMPSLGHSAYWPLAQEAQRNVTYVGTFSGFIAAQGTGSVARIASDDPAAQNDPPNVFARALSAIYSGVLGVISRPESTTWRDPILEVQEIGQSIANYGLAATGAGIGSDFVGWGLGFVKHPAGQVGQDIAEKASGFFYFLATILFAAAFMLVGLVPFVVIVHFLMGTFNWFLIVAEAMIAVPIWLLTKFMPARSDSFVGNSGQGYMFFLGILLRPPLIVVGLLVSLLLMRVGIDITNVFFRGALAMLSPDGTIAYAMVGTAGLFVYAVILFSIVMLSAGQISALPETVLSWIGAQIERRTGSSTATAAAGIVMPSSPNQIPGGNAARTAGALTSGTRAGSSATGRTMLSMIRGRTKG